A region from the Musa acuminata AAA Group cultivar baxijiao chromosome BXJ1-10, Cavendish_Baxijiao_AAA, whole genome shotgun sequence genome encodes:
- the LOC135595071 gene encoding non-specific lipid transfer protein GPI-anchored 31-like isoform X2, which translates to MAGAKSCAWLVVVWWTVAMHGDGAHVRAPAPSMDCSSALLSLADCLTFVENGSTEAKPQAQCCSALKKVVKEAAAACLCDAFKEGATFGVKLNMTRAMGLPSSCGVSTSHFSKCKSAVAASPGAAPGVAMVPSPTAGRSGAAASSTAPVGGLINVAIALFVYYYI; encoded by the exons ATGGCTGGAGCTAAGAGTTGTGCTTGGTTGGTCGTCGTTTGGTGGACTGTGGCCATGCATGGGGACGGGGCTCATGTGAGGGCACCCGCGCCCTCCATGGACTGCTCCTCTGCGCTCCTCTCCCTGGCCGACTGCCTCACTTTCGTGGAGAACGGAAGCACTGAGGCCAAGCCACAAGCACAGTGCTGCTCTGCCCTCAAGAAGGTTGtcaaggaggcggcggcggcctgCCTCTGTGACGCCTTCAAGGAGGGGGCAACCTTCGGCGTCAAACTCAACATGACCAGGGCCATGGGCCTTCCATCTTCTTGTGGTGTCTCCACCTCCCACTTCAGCAAGTGCAAAT CTGCTGTTGCTGCTAGCCCTGGTGCAGCTCCTG GGGTGGCCATGGTTCCATCTCCGACTGCTGGGCGCAGCGGCGCCGCTGCTTCGTCAACTGCACCGGTCGGAGGCCTCATCAATGTGGCGATTGCGCTGTTCGTTTATTACTACATCTAG
- the LOC135595071 gene encoding non-specific lipid transfer protein GPI-anchored 31-like isoform X1 — protein MAGAKSCAWLVVVWWTVAMHGDGAHVRAPAPSMDCSSALLSLADCLTFVENGSTEAKPQAQCCSALKKVVKEAAAACLCDAFKEGATFGVKLNMTRAMGLPSSCGVSTSHFSKCKSAVAASPGAAPAPSSSGVAMVPSPTAGRSGAAASSTAPVGGLINVAIALFVYYYI, from the exons ATGGCTGGAGCTAAGAGTTGTGCTTGGTTGGTCGTCGTTTGGTGGACTGTGGCCATGCATGGGGACGGGGCTCATGTGAGGGCACCCGCGCCCTCCATGGACTGCTCCTCTGCGCTCCTCTCCCTGGCCGACTGCCTCACTTTCGTGGAGAACGGAAGCACTGAGGCCAAGCCACAAGCACAGTGCTGCTCTGCCCTCAAGAAGGTTGtcaaggaggcggcggcggcctgCCTCTGTGACGCCTTCAAGGAGGGGGCAACCTTCGGCGTCAAACTCAACATGACCAGGGCCATGGGCCTTCCATCTTCTTGTGGTGTCTCCACCTCCCACTTCAGCAAGTGCAAAT CTGCTGTTGCTGCTAGCCCTGGTGCAGCTCCTG CGCCATCTTCTTCAGGGGTGGCCATGGTTCCATCTCCGACTGCTGGGCGCAGCGGCGCCGCTGCTTCGTCAACTGCACCGGTCGGAGGCCTCATCAATGTGGCGATTGCGCTGTTCGTTTATTACTACATCTAG
- the LOC135596203 gene encoding F-box only protein 13-like encodes MEQHMDLLARKSRKRKAEEEAHDIPTFFLDELNQDLLERVLSWLPASTFFRLRSVCKRWRSVVTSETFRVACSRIPFREPWFLMVDQDLDHSIAFDTSERNWKSVSHQSCIPQSRSCKPVPVSASGGLVCYRTDSGKFIVSNLLTGSCREIPPAGHGGESHALQAVAMCSTPIYPSSFKIILVSGKSPNLAFRVFDSMKSTWEDEVMLVQKAGSSSDSHVSGDEIIYFLSKAGDVIATNMQRSPSKQYSSVLITEDGEQVVYFLSETGTIVACNLAQKAFFEYPRLLPIYLEYSIDVVECNGEMLVVVLSEFLESASLRVWKFCEESHSWQQVAAMPPSMSHEFYGQKMDINCTGCQDMIFICANSSECSRNIMLDMAADEWVELPKFYVNGKAKEFTSAISFEPRVEATV; translated from the coding sequence ATGGAACAGCACATGGATCTCTTAGCAAGAAAAAGCAGGAAGAGGAAGGCAGAAGAAGAAGCTCATGACATACCTACCTTCTTCTTAGATGAGCTGAACCAAGACCTACTCGAGAGGGTCCTCTCCTGGCTGCCTGCTTCGACCTTCTTTCGTCTCCGTTCGGTGTGCAAGAGATGGAGATCTGTTGTCACCTCCGAGACATTTCGTGTTGCTTGCTCTCGGATACCCTTCAGAGAACCGTGGTTTCTTATGGTTGATCAAGATCTTGACCACTCGATTGCTTTCGACACCAGTGAAAGGAATTGGAAAAGTGTCAGTCATCAATCTTGCATCCCGCAAAGCCGTAGTTGTAAACCCGTTCCTGTCTCTGCATCTGGCGGTCTTGTGTGCTACCGCACAGACTCTGGCAAATTCATTGTGTCGAATCTCCTCACAGGGTCATGCCGTGAGATCCCACCGGCAGGCCATGGTGGTGAAAGCCATGCTTTACAAGCAGTTGCCATGTGCTCTACTCCAATCTATCCATCTTCATTTAAGATTATATTAGTCTCGGGTAAATCACCAAACCTTGCTTTCAGAGTCTTTGACTCCATGAAGTCTACATGGGAAGATGAAGTTATGTTGGTTCAGAAAGCTGGGAGTTCTTCAGATTCTCACGTATCTGGAGATGAGATCATTTATTTCCTTAGCAAAGCTGGAGATGTCATTGCCACAAACATGCAGAGAAGCCCATCAAAACAATACTCATCGGTTCTCATCACAGAAGATGGAGAACAGGTTGTATATTTCCTCAGTGAAACAGGAACTATCGTGGCTTGTAATCTTGCTCAGAAAGCATTTTTCGAGTATCCTAGACTTTTGCCTATCTACTTGGAGTACTCGATCGACGTGGTTGAGTGCAACGGAGAGATGTTAGTGGTTGTCTTATCAGAATTTCTGGAGTCTGCAAGCCTGAGAGTCTGGAAGTTCTGCGAGGAAAGCCATTCATGGCAACAAGTAGCGGCCATGCCACCATCAATGTCTCATGAGTTCTATGGGCAAAAAATGgacataaactgcacaggttgccAGGACATGATCTTTATCTGTGCCAACTCAAGTGAATGCAGCAGAAATATAATGCTCGATATGGCGGCTGATGAGTGGGTTGAGCTGCCCAAGTTTTATGTGAATGGAAAGGCCAAGGAGTTCACGTCTGCCATCTCATTTGAGCCAAGAGTGGAGGCTACTGTCTGA
- the LOC103969920 gene encoding uncharacterized protein LOC103969920, whose protein sequence is MIQLSKASEEDGDSSSLPSMDHKASTQVQASSLVFPVTMRDSLESGKSFYCTNKQNPLADHLSAKTCSTTTENMGDNRGLFEASVKRRREGLSAVTRRRLETPTTPGRPVFSFSPGHLPRKGVPSKWDDAEKWLISSHCHESPAHVKVAVEASKFSRQNGVIQENGDAFVGKLLRVAQDKAPSSPNPASNGPAMNPETNVAFSGASSDVLLKDKFTENVESVYPNYGYSEITKEGFLFKSSYFEPMKDSTTALVAEIERRDVGTEMTPLGSSTATRCHTPVKITSPARHNTPADRSGPLVPHSTGIDISELTDCHFAKLELSAQYDSFVSNWSSREEEDEEVSKSLRHLEISGGRKSSAKSRASAWEEEQRTKSCVRYQREEAKIQAWVNLQSAKAEAQSRKLEVKIQKMRSDLEEKLMKRMAIVHRRAEEWRAAAQLQHSQQLQRLSLQAQKMKSQQQSTRLSGETACGCFPCNHHL, encoded by the exons atgattcagctTAGTAAGGCAAGTGAAGAAGATGGAGACTCTTCTAGCCTCCCTTCAATGGATCACAAAGCTTCGACACAAGTGCAAGCTTCCTCTCTTGTTTTCCCAGTCACTATGAGG GATTCACTGGAAAGTGGCAAGAGCTTCTACTGCACCAACAAGCAGAATCCATTAGCAGACCACTTGTCTGCAAAGACCTGTTCCACGACCACCGAGAACATGGGTGATAACAGAGGCCTCTTCGAGGCCTCAGTTAAGAGAAGAAGAGAGGGTCTTAGCGCAGTCACACGGAGGAGGCTGGAGACTCCGACGACTCCTGGCAGGCCAGTGTTCAGCTTCAGTCCTGGGCACCTCCCCAGGAAGGGCGTCCCCTCCAAGTGGGATGATGCTGAGAAGTGGCTGATCAGTAGCCATTGCCATGAATCACCTGCTCATGTGAAAGTAGCAGTCGAGGCATCGAAGTTCTCTAGGCAAAATGGTGTCATCCAAGAGAACGGTGATGCTTTCGTTGGGAAACTGCTGAGGGTTGCTCAGGATAAAGCTCCAAGCTCACCTAATCCAGCTTCTAATGGGCCAGCCATGAATCCAGAGACAAATGTAGCTTTCAGTGGAGCCTCATCGGACGTACTTCTCAAAG ACAAGTTTACAGAAAATGTGGAATCAGTCTACCCCAACTATGGGTACTCCGAGATCACCAAGGAAGGATTTTTGTTCAAGAGTTCATACTTCGAACCCATGAAAGATTCGACGACAGCACTAGTAGCTGAGATCGAACGCAGAGATGTCGGCACTGAAATGACTCCTTTAGGCAGCTCCACAGCAACGAGATGCCACACTCCCGTCAAGATCACTTCACCTGCAAGGCACAACACTCCAGCTGACAGGTCTGGCCCTTTGGTTCCTCACAGCACCGGCATTGACATTTCTGAGCTCACAGACTGTCACTTCGCCAAGCTCGAGCTTAGTGCTCAGTATGATTCATTTGTTTCCAACTGGAGCTCaagggaagaggaagacgaggaggTGTCAAAGAGCTTGAGGCATTTGGAGATAAGTGGTGGAAGGAAGAGCTCTGCTAAATCCAGAGCTTCTGCATGGGAAGAAGAGCAGAGAACTAAGAGTTGTGTCAG ATATCAGAGAGAAGAAGCAAAAATTCAAGCTTGGGTAAACCTTCAGAGTGCTAAAGCTGAAGCCCAGTCCAGAAAGCTGGAG GTGAAGATACAGAAGATGAGATCTGACTTAGAAGAGAAACTGATGAAGAGGATGGCAATTGTTCATCGAAGGGCTGAGGAATGGAGAGCAGCAGCCCAGCTGCAGCATTCACAGCAGTTGCAGAGACTATCTTTGCAGGCACAGAAGATGAAGAGCCAGCAGCAGAGCACTCGCTTATCTGGAGAAACAGCTTGTGGCTGTTTCCCTTGCAACCACCACCTCTAA
- the LOC103969231 gene encoding thioredoxin-like 1-2, chloroplastic, whose protein sequence is MRMKNALFSPLFRPHQPRARPFSFPVILLPFSFSLPSLGSRPLLLLLERKNCIFVVCFAPPKSVLVGTERKEIGVGSVEVLGGKNEFKGRQIVVKNQSSSDGWNPKGHSHCSIHASNCLPRAMKWWEKSIVPNMTEITSSDHLVESLATAGDKLVIVDFYSPGCGGCKALHPKICQLAESYPDAIFLKVNYEEHKSICHSLHIHVLPFFRLYRGAQGRVCSFSCTNATVKKLKDAMAKHGTERCSLGPAKGLEEEELLVLASNGGARFNRPPALSSI, encoded by the exons ATGAGGATGAAAAACGCGCTCTTTTCTCCGCTTTTTAGACCCCACCAACCCCGAGCCAGGCCTTTTTCCTTCCCCGTaatcctcctccccttctccttctccttgccTTCCCTTGGAAGCCGCCCTCTCCTCCTGCTCCTTGAGCGTAAAAATTGCATCTTTGTGGTTTGCTTTGCTCCTCCGAAAAGTGTTCTC GTTGGGACGGAAAGAAAGGAGATAGGTGTTGGATCTGTGGAGGTTTTAGGTGGGAAGAACGAGTTCAAGGGGAGACAGATTGTGGTCAAGAATCAGAGCAGTTCAGATGGATGGAACCCCAAAGGCCATTCTCACTGCTCCATTCAT GCATCGAATTGCCTTCCTCGAGCCATGAAGTGGTGGGAGAAGAGCATCGTACCTAACATGACGGAGATTACGTCCTCAGATCATCTCGTCGAATCGCTGGCAACTGCTGGGGATAAGCTCGTCATCGTGGATTTCTACTCTCCTGGGTGTGGAGGCTGCAAAGCCCTGCATCCAAAG ATATGTCAGCTGGCTGAATCATACCCCGACGCAATCTTTCTGAAAGTGAACTACGAAGAGCACAAATCCATCTGCCACAGCCTTCACATTCATGTGCTGCCGTTCTTTCGGCTCTACAGAGGCGCACAAGGTCGTGTCTGCAGCTTCAGCTGCACCAATGCAACC GTCAAGAAGCTCAAAGACGCAATGGCAAAGCATGGGACCGAGCGATGCAGTCTTGGACCAGCGAAGGGCTTGGAAGAGGAAGAGCTTCTCGTGTTGGCTTCGAACGGCGGAGCTCGGTTTAATCGTCCACCAGCACTCTCAAGCATATGA
- the LOC103969232 gene encoding probable calcium-binding protein CML45 — protein sequence MENSVSLAEPVGFLFLHNILNWIIMMLEKFSLYVPFSTCVSMLLDEQPLKCKTSHPGDEDISLSSEDMEVVMDSVGLRRNHEGEHLKEETASDEISSLFEEREPSLEEVKAAFHVFDENNDGYIDAGELQRVLLKLGFTEGLELDACMSMITIYDENHDGKIGFTEFVKLMEISFC from the coding sequence ATGGAGAATTCAGTCTCTTTGGCAGAACCTGTTGGTTTCCTCTTCCTCCATAACATCCTCAACTGGATCATTATGATGCTCGAGAAGTTCTCACTATACGTCCCTTTCTCCACATGCGTGTCTATGCTCCTGGATGAGCAACCGCTGAAGTGCAAAACCAGTCACCCTGGAGATGAAGACATCAGCCTAAGTAGCGAAGACATGGAGGTGGTCATGGACAGCGTGGGGCTAAGGCGCAACCACGAAGGTGAGCACCTCAAGGAGGAGACGGCCTCCGATGAGATCTCTAGCCTGTTTGAAGAGAGGGAGCCGAGTTTGGAAGAAGTAAAAGCTGCCTTCCATGTCTTTGACGAGAACAACGATGGGTACATTGATGCAGGGGAGCTACAAAGAGTTCTCCTTAAGCTTGGTTTCACAGAAGGGTTGGAGTTGGATGCGTGCATGAGCATGATAACTATCTATGACGAAAACCATGATGGAAAGATAGGTTTCACCGAGTTTGTGAAGCTTATGGAGATCAGTTTTTGCTGA
- the LOC103969233 gene encoding malate dehydrogenase, chloroplastic: protein MLVSAASALYVSPVASYGTRIGLEPKAKALHVTQKTPKLFKGFNGLKAAASVSCESDTSFLGNGRNATVWESFKPKLGRPNLRTKSLLKPQASSFKVAVLGAAGGVGQPLALLIKMSPLVSAVHLYDIANVKGIAADLNHCNTPARVLDFTGESELASSLEGVDVVVIPAGIPQKPGMTCDDLFNVNANIVKSLMEAVADNAPDAFIHIISNPVNSTVPVAAEVLKQKGVYDPKKLFGVTTLDVVRASTFVAQKKNLKLIDVSVPVIGGHDGITILPLLSKTRPSVTFTDREVEELTVRLQNAGTELVEGKVGAGSATLSMAYAAARFVESSLRALDGDGDVYECSFVQSDLTELPFFASRVKLSRKGVEAVIPSDLQGLTDYETKALEALKPELKASIEKGVSFVHKQTAAAASG from the coding sequence ATGTTAGTATCAGCTGCCTCAGCTCTGTATGTTAGCCCGGTTGCTTCTTATGGTACTCGGATTGGCTTGGAACCAAAAGCAAAGGCCCTTCACGTTACTCAAAAAACTCCAAAGCTTTTCAAGGGATTCAATGGTCTGAAAGCAGCAGCATCGGTTTCTTGTGAATCAGATACATCTTTCCTGGGAAATGGAAGAAATGCTACTGTATGGGAATCGTTCAAGCCAAAATTGGGGAGACCGAATTTGAGAACAAAAAGTCTACTGAAGCCACAAGCTTCATCTTTTAAAGTGGCTGTTCTTGGAGCTGCAGGTGGTGTTGGGCAACCACTAGCTCTCCTGATTAAGATGTCTCCGCTGGTCTCAGCTGTGCATCTCTATGACATTGCAAATGTAAAGGGAATAGCTGCTGATCTCAATCATTGCAATACCCCCGCCCGGGTTCTGGACTTCACTGGAGAATCAGAGCTAGCTAGTAGTTTGGAGGGGGTGGATGTGGTTGTAATACCTGCAGGGATTCCACAAAAGCCTGGCATGACCTGCGATGACCTATTCAATGTCAATGCTAACATTGTGAAGTCACTGATGGAAGCTGTTGCCGATAATGCTCCGGATGCTTTTATCCACATCATTAGTAATCCAGTGAATTCTACTGTCCCTGTTGCTGCAGAGGTTCTGAAACAGAAGGGCGTCTACGATCCAAAGAAACTTTTTGGTGTTACCACACTTGATGTTGTGAGAGCCAGCACCTTCGTGGCCCAAAAGAAGAACCTTAAGCTTATCGATGTCAGTGTCCCGGTGATTGGGGGTCATGATGGAATAACCATATTACCGTTGTTATCAAAGACTAGACCGTCTGTGACCTTCACTGACCGAGAAGTTGAAGAGCTTACGGTGAGGCTTCAGAATGCAGGGACGGAGCTAGTGGAGGGAAAAGTTGGTGCTGGATCTGCGACTCTTTCAATGGCCTACGCGGCAGCAAGATTTGTCGAGTCGTCTCTTCGTGCTTTGGACGGAGACGGGGATGTTTATGAATGCTCCTTTGTTCAATCTGATCTGACGGAGCTTCCGTTCTTTGCATCCAGAGTTAAACTCAGCAGAAAAGGTGTGGAAGCCGTGATCCCTTCTGATCTCCAGGGGCTGACGGACTACGAGACCAAGGCACTCGAAGCTTTGAAGCCGGAACTGAAGGCAAGCATCGAGAAGGGTGTGTCGTTCGTTCACAAGCAGACAGCTGCAGCAGCATCAGGCTGA
- the LOC103969234 gene encoding protein PHYTOCHROME KINASE SUBSTRATE 2-like: MASVKVAPKAPLAFENRPSKPRDDSFSTYLALVRENFPPELGNSAPERLSCRISLGTRRTLDGEIEIFDAEKYFSGGMDGDAPPQAPENGPEKPTKKEVRVRVRSRSTTGSISSEMTCNSRNTLLRDRRKHPVPGGQRKVKGKRFLGVFPCSCARKDAIDIDKDALSHARSDGLRKQLPQAGERRDEHLVSDSRLKSISPGLRQQVFASREERKGGGGPRVVFAPDFFDTASTHRRSLKIASGGEGGRDDDVQSDASSDLFEIESLSMTSSHPFITHEGTESVTTAAYEPSEASVEWSVVTGSVANFSIASERVAPAASLRKTRRSSRSGLLLGCVSEKAVDVTSGAKKPTGSASFDHWERSGIDGAARFRAESCGVDVGSGSTGRVFPPSPFGSSRSSHDL; encoded by the coding sequence ATGGCCTCTGTCAAAGTAGCTCCAAAGGCTCCCCTTGCTTTCGAGAACAGGCCCAGTAAGCCCCGAGATGATTCCTTCTCGACGTATCTTGCTCTTGTTAGAGAGAACTTCCCACCGGAGCTGGGAAACTCTGCTCCGGAACGCTTGTCATGCCGAATAAGCTTAGGGACGAGGAGAACTCTCGATGGCGAGATCGAAATCTTTGATGCAGAGAAGTACTTCAGCGGAGGAATGGACGGCGATGCGCCACCGCAAGCGCCTGAGAATGGACCTGAGAAGCCAACTAAGAAGGAAGTGAGAGTGAGGGTGAGATCCAGGTCGACGACCGGCAGCATCAGTTCTGAGATGACCTGCAACAGCCGGAACACGCTGCTCCGGGACCGCCGCAAGCACCCGGTTCCCGGCGGGCAGAGAAAAGTTAAAGGTAAGCGGTTTCTTGGTGTCTTCCCGTGCTCATGCGCTAGGAAGGACGCCATTGACATCGACAAAGACGCCCTGTCTCATGCTAGATCGGACGGCCTCAGGAAGCAGCTCCCGCAAGCTGGGGAGAGACGCGACGAGCACTTGGTGAGTGACTCGAGACTGAAAAGTATTAGTCCTGGTTTGAGACAGCAGGTGTTTGCTTCCAGAGAAGAGAGGAAAGGCGGAGGAGGTCCCAGGGTGGTGTTTGCTCCAGATTTCTTCGACACCGCCTCGACCCATAGGAGAAGTCTCAAGATTGCCAGTGGCGGCGAGGGTGGACGAGACGACGATGTCCAAAGCGATGCGAGCTCGGACCTGTTCGAAATCGAGAGCCTATCGATGACGAGTTCACATCCCTTCATCACCCACGAGGGAACCGAGTCGGTGACCACGGCGGCCTACGAGCCAAGCGAAGCCAGCGTCGAGTGGAGCGTGGTCACGGGCAGCGTAGCCAACTTCTCGATCGCATCGGAACGGGTCGCTCCGGCCGCGAGCCTCCGCAAGACGAGGAGATCGTCGCGGTCGGGGCTTCTACTGGGGTGCGTCAGCGAGAAGGCGGTGGACGTGACGAGCGGCGCGAAGAAGCCGACAGGAAGTGCCAGTTTTGACCACTGGGAGCGCTCCGGCATCGACGGGGCGGCGAGGTTCCGTGCGGAGAGCTGCGGCGTGGACGTCGGCTCGGGTAGCACCGGTCGCGTCTTTCCACCGAGTCCATTCGGTTCCAGCCGCTCTTCCCATGACCTGTAG
- the LOC135595072 gene encoding transcription factor ILI3-like, whose product MPIEMSSRRSRITDEEINELISKLQSLLPESRRRSMSRASASKLLKETCSYIKSLHREVDDLSDRLSDLMSTMDSNSPQAEIIRSILRS is encoded by the exons ATGCCCATtgagatgtcgagccggaggtcgAGGATCACCGACGAGGAGATCAACGAGCTCATCTCCAAGCTGCAGTCTCTGCTCCCGGAGTCTCGCCGCAGGAGCATGAGCAGG GCTTCAGCGTCCAAGTTGCTGAAGGAGACGTGCAGCTACATCAAGAGCTTGCACCGCGAAGTGGACGACCTCAGCGACCGGCTCTCCGACCTGATGTCGACGATGGACTCCAACAGCCCGCAGGCTGAGATCATCAGGAGCATTCTCAGGTCCTAG